One window of Candidatus Acidulodesulfobacterium ferriphilum genomic DNA carries:
- a CDS encoding elongation factor Ts, with amino-acid sequence MTGAGFVDCKNALIETNGNIDKAVDILRKKGLAKAQKKANREAKEGLIYSYIHAGGRIGVLLEINCETDFVARTSEFQELAKNIAMHIAASNPLYIKRELVSPELISKEREIYKEQLTAMDKPQAVKEKIVDGKLEKYYQDVCLLEQPFIKDPSKNIAEIIDNEVAKLGENIVLKRFVRYQLGE; translated from the coding sequence ATGACAGGCGCCGGTTTTGTTGACTGCAAAAATGCTCTTATAGAAACTAACGGAAATATCGATAAAGCGGTTGACATATTGAGAAAAAAGGGGCTTGCAAAGGCGCAAAAAAAGGCTAACAGGGAGGCTAAAGAGGGGTTAATTTACTCTTATATCCATGCCGGAGGAAGAATCGGCGTTCTGTTGGAAATTAATTGCGAGACCGATTTTGTCGCAAGGACTTCCGAGTTTCAAGAGCTTGCTAAAAACATTGCGATGCACATAGCCGCTTCAAATCCCCTTTATATAAAAAGAGAACTTGTTTCACCCGAACTCATATCAAAGGAAAGGGAGATATACAAAGAGCAGCTTACCGCAATGGATAAACCGCAAGCCGTTAAAGAAAAGATAGTGGACGGGAAACTCGAAAAATATTATCAGGATGTTTGTTTATTGGAACAGCCCTTTATAAAAGACCCTTCAAAAAACATTGCCGAAATAATAGATAACGAAGTGGCAAAATTGGGAGAAAATATAGTTTTAAAAAGATTTGTAAGATACCAGTTAGGGGAATGA